The Caulifigura coniformis genome includes a region encoding these proteins:
- a CDS encoding type III secretion system chaperone yields MQLSRRGLLTGAAGGVLLSGAVARGAEPAPGALTEKSLGELLESLTLKPDKQQQRYDFAFLAPFDDQKWELSMSAVLSQDGTSIWIMAWLDECPKSASEVPRTALLRLLAENDKLGGGKFFAYIPSNRRFVLQQVIPNDNMTSARFKVILQDLGTTVVETHSTWSVAGWNQAAPTGPGGTEVQTAGRVSPGAATTTATNESKFASPVVK; encoded by the coding sequence ATGCAACTCTCTCGACGTGGACTTCTGACGGGCGCCGCTGGCGGAGTTCTTCTCAGCGGGGCCGTTGCTCGCGGGGCCGAACCAGCGCCCGGAGCGCTGACGGAGAAGTCGCTCGGCGAACTGCTCGAATCGCTCACGCTCAAGCCGGACAAGCAGCAGCAGCGCTACGATTTCGCGTTCCTCGCTCCGTTCGACGACCAGAAATGGGAACTCTCGATGTCGGCCGTCCTCAGCCAGGATGGGACGTCGATCTGGATCATGGCCTGGCTCGACGAATGCCCGAAATCGGCAAGCGAAGTGCCGCGGACCGCTCTTCTGCGTCTGCTCGCCGAGAATGACAAACTGGGCGGCGGCAAGTTCTTCGCCTACATCCCGTCGAATCGCCGCTTCGTCCTGCAGCAGGTCATTCCCAACGACAACATGACCTCCGCCCGGTTCAAGGTGATCCTGCAGGACCTCGGAACCACGGTGGTCGAAACGCATTCGACGTGGAGCGTGGCCGGCTGGAACCAGGCCGCGCCGACCGGGCCCGGCGGAACCGAAGTGCAGACTGCTGGCCGGGTGAGCCCCGGAGCAGCCACGACGACGGCCACGAACGAGTCGAAGTTCGCCAGCCCCGTCGTGAAGTAA
- a CDS encoding VanZ family protein, with protein sequence MPETVRSFLVRPNRLLARTVEYTAHTAVFFIGTQFALVCLEAVTRRRRVAIIAAAAITAVAAEAAQTWVPTRGVDVFDAVCNLIGVGLAAVAYVKLFAPFTARGSASA encoded by the coding sequence GTGCCCGAGACAGTTCGATCGTTCCTGGTGCGGCCCAACAGGCTGCTGGCCCGGACGGTGGAATACACGGCCCACACGGCCGTTTTCTTTATTGGCACGCAGTTCGCGCTCGTGTGCCTCGAGGCGGTGACGCGGCGACGACGCGTGGCGATCATCGCGGCGGCGGCGATCACGGCGGTCGCTGCGGAAGCGGCGCAGACCTGGGTTCCGACGCGGGGAGTCGACGTGTTCGACGCCGTCTGCAACCTGATCGGCGTCGGGCTGGCGGCCGTCGCCTACGTGAAGTTGTTCGCCCCGTTCACGGCCCGCGGCAGCGCGTCGGCCTGA
- the trpC gene encoding indole-3-glycerol phosphate synthase TrpC — protein MQDTLSKIVAHKRTEIAAAKARTPLAELRARLADAPPVRDFVAGLKTKNSVALIAEVKKASPSAGLIRADFDPVAIARTYEQGGANCLSVLTDEHFFQGHLDFLVAIRREVGIPVLRKDFILDAYQVLEARASGADAVLLIAECLPGQELADLHAAILDHGMTPLVELYDAENLDRVLALNPKLVGVNNRDLRTFVTDIAHAVRLHERVPSTIPFVAESGIRTAADVARLRAAGIDAMLVGESLMRQPDLAKAVGDLLSQ, from the coding sequence TTGCAAGACACGCTTTCCAAAATCGTCGCTCATAAGCGCACTGAAATCGCGGCCGCAAAGGCGCGAACGCCGCTGGCGGAACTTCGCGCCCGTCTTGCGGATGCCCCCCCGGTCCGGGATTTCGTCGCGGGACTGAAGACGAAGAACTCCGTTGCCCTGATCGCTGAAGTGAAGAAGGCCTCCCCTTCGGCCGGCCTGATCCGCGCCGACTTCGACCCGGTTGCGATCGCCAGGACCTACGAACAGGGCGGGGCAAACTGTCTCAGCGTGCTGACGGACGAACACTTCTTTCAGGGCCACCTCGACTTCCTGGTGGCGATTCGCCGCGAAGTCGGAATTCCGGTCCTCCGCAAAGACTTCATCCTCGATGCCTACCAGGTCCTCGAGGCCCGGGCCTCCGGGGCCGACGCCGTTCTGCTGATTGCGGAGTGCCTTCCCGGGCAGGAGCTTGCCGACCTGCACGCGGCGATTCTTGATCACGGCATGACGCCTCTGGTCGAACTGTACGATGCCGAGAATCTCGACCGCGTGCTGGCGCTGAATCCAAAGCTCGTCGGAGTCAACAATCGCGATCTGCGAACGTTCGTGACCGATATCGCTCACGCCGTCCGGCTGCATGAGCGGGTTCCCTCGACGATTCCGTTTGTCGCCGAAAGCGGAATCAGGACAGCCGCCGATGTCGCGCGGTTGCGGGCGGCCGGCATCGACGCCATGCTCGTCGGCGAATCGCTCATGCGGCAGCCCGATCTCGCCAAGGCGGTCGGCGATCTGCTCAGCCAGTAG
- a CDS encoding phosphoesterase, whose product MSTAPTTSVEQVLCVPTSLFHDLGQFQGFRAEGVDRYLKTLLDPAYTSFRPRVEVEEDPSFKQLIPYCLLKCGEQIFHYTRGKVGGDGRLRSKRSLGIGGHLSNEDQAKSSDVYREGMRREIEEEIFIDTPWTERCVGLINDDETEVGRVHLGVVHIFELEAPQVRAREESIREVGFAHPSELAREKDQFETWSQICLDYLIHADR is encoded by the coding sequence TTGAGCACAGCGCCCACCACCTCCGTGGAGCAGGTCCTCTGCGTCCCGACCTCCCTTTTCCACGATCTCGGGCAGTTCCAGGGATTCCGCGCCGAAGGTGTCGACCGTTACCTCAAGACGCTTCTTGATCCGGCCTACACCAGCTTTCGTCCGCGGGTCGAGGTGGAAGAAGATCCGAGCTTCAAGCAGCTCATCCCGTACTGCCTCCTGAAGTGCGGCGAGCAGATCTTCCACTACACACGGGGCAAGGTCGGCGGCGACGGCCGGCTGCGCAGCAAGCGTTCGCTCGGGATTGGCGGTCATCTCTCCAACGAGGACCAGGCGAAGTCCTCGGATGTCTACCGCGAAGGGATGCGTCGGGAAATCGAGGAAGAGATCTTCATCGACACCCCCTGGACCGAACGCTGTGTCGGCCTGATCAATGACGACGAGACCGAGGTCGGACGGGTCCATCTCGGGGTAGTGCACATTTTTGAGCTGGAAGCGCCGCAAGTTCGCGCCCGGGAAGAGTCGATTAGAGAGGTAGGATTTGCACATCCGTCAGAATTGGCCCGTGAGAAGGACCAGTTCGAGACCTGGTCGCAAATCTGCCTGGATTACCTGATTCACGCCGACCGCTGA
- a CDS encoding DUF6800 family protein, which translates to MGRTERNRELARKRTRRAKLKKLRTKFGAAKLENEKKTIFAKARRVSPFVEFEAAPAAK; encoded by the coding sequence ATGGGGCGTACGGAACGCAATCGCGAATTGGCCCGCAAGCGCACTCGCCGGGCGAAGCTGAAGAAGCTGCGCACGAAGTTTGGCGCTGCAAAGCTCGAGAACGAGAAGAAGACAATCTTCGCGAAGGCCCGCCGGGTGAGCCCGTTCGTCGAGTTCGAAGCCGCTCCCGCTGCGAAGTAA
- a CDS encoding Gfo/Idh/MocA family protein — protein sequence MIRFGLLGCGRIVARGLIPGITGSTTAELTALASERPGVAEEWARTHGAKKFYTSYEEVLADPEIDAVYVPTTGDTHAKWTIAAAEAKKHVLCEKPLALDVAQAEEMAAACRQHGVILQEAFMWRHHPRIKQSLKMVQEGDIGPLRLIVASFSFDIDRSDWRLRPERGGGAMWDVGCYGVNAARLFAGAEPTDILANAHWADTGVDMTMQMALRFPSDVLANIDCSFEAPFRCRLELVGEKGRIVLEEAFLPTEKSVIHVERGTDTGGLAERGLQAVSVPAQDQYVAQVEDFCASIRAGKLLAPGEDGVANMRVLEAALNDARSRR from the coding sequence ATGATTCGGTTCGGACTTCTCGGCTGTGGACGCATCGTCGCCAGGGGACTGATTCCTGGAATCACTGGCTCCACGACGGCCGAATTGACGGCCCTCGCCAGTGAACGCCCCGGCGTGGCCGAAGAATGGGCCCGCACGCACGGCGCGAAGAAATTCTATACCTCGTACGAAGAAGTGCTCGCCGACCCCGAGATCGATGCGGTCTACGTCCCCACGACCGGCGACACCCACGCGAAATGGACGATCGCGGCCGCCGAAGCGAAGAAGCATGTCCTCTGCGAGAAACCGCTCGCTCTCGATGTGGCCCAGGCCGAGGAGATGGCCGCAGCGTGCCGCCAGCACGGCGTCATCCTTCAGGAAGCGTTCATGTGGCGGCATCACCCGCGCATCAAGCAGTCGCTGAAGATGGTGCAGGAGGGAGACATCGGACCGTTGCGTCTCATCGTCGCCAGCTTCTCCTTCGACATCGATCGCAGCGACTGGCGGCTCCGTCCCGAGCGGGGCGGGGGAGCGATGTGGGACGTCGGCTGCTACGGCGTGAACGCCGCCCGCCTGTTCGCCGGGGCCGAGCCGACCGACATCCTCGCCAACGCCCACTGGGCCGACACGGGCGTCGATATGACGATGCAGATGGCGCTGCGGTTCCCCAGCGACGTGCTGGCCAATATCGACTGCAGTTTCGAGGCCCCGTTCCGCTGCCGGCTCGAACTGGTCGGTGAGAAAGGACGCATCGTCCTTGAAGAGGCCTTTCTGCCCACAGAGAAATCGGTCATTCACGTGGAGCGCGGGACCGACACGGGTGGCCTCGCCGAACGGGGCCTGCAGGCGGTTTCCGTTCCTGCCCAGGATCAGTACGTCGCCCAGGTCGAAGATTTCTGCGCGTCGATCCGGGCCGGAAAGCTGTTGGCCCCCGGGGAAGATGGCGTTGCCAACATGCGGGTCCTGGAAGCGGCCCTCAATGACGCCAGAAGCCGCCGTTGA
- a CDS encoding S41 family peptidase — translation MNLRAGAAGLALAIIASCGAAHARAGESQSDAATFASDMISLADLLAKHHYEPPARQQVVLIAARALYKARDLTPPADLSDRCSAATSEHEMHAILKAACGEKFVIDGETRSAVAQALEACVPGGLQLLSKKADVAQRQLAENRYVGVGIATRLDDQREMQVASIMPNGPMDRAGVREGTVVRTIDGWATKSQRIEECVERLRGPEGTSVELMIRRPGSDQDEPLTLIRGVVPQTLLESTIEEEGGRRIAVLTLKQLGGSVPHELGKLAEKERDLDGIVLDLREVQGPAHYAILLADQFLDGGEMGCVCKRDQKTPLRAEAGELFADVPIAIAADPSSAGSAGWLATVLMERKRAKVFGQHGDRPNLDFDSFALRSGTQAAAFATRLLESPGSSRTLVVSETTQKTPPETVSAKHFSERPPIWPTPPKSPTDVARQVFNGMARQVIASQPDRGTYGFDRGPVVIAKEYLRSLPARKK, via the coding sequence GTGAATCTTCGAGCAGGGGCGGCCGGACTGGCCTTGGCGATCATTGCGTCGTGCGGCGCGGCGCATGCGAGAGCGGGTGAGAGTCAGTCGGACGCGGCGACCTTTGCGTCGGACATGATTTCGCTCGCCGATCTCCTCGCGAAGCACCACTACGAGCCCCCCGCCAGACAGCAGGTGGTTCTGATTGCTGCGAGGGCCTTGTACAAGGCTCGCGACCTGACGCCTCCCGCAGACCTGTCTGACAGGTGTTCGGCCGCGACATCCGAACACGAGATGCATGCCATTCTCAAAGCGGCCTGCGGGGAAAAGTTCGTGATCGATGGCGAGACGCGATCGGCGGTGGCCCAGGCTCTCGAAGCGTGTGTCCCCGGTGGTCTCCAGTTGCTCTCGAAAAAGGCCGACGTGGCTCAGCGTCAGCTGGCGGAGAACCGGTACGTTGGTGTCGGGATTGCCACGCGGTTGGACGACCAACGCGAAATGCAGGTCGCCTCGATCATGCCGAATGGGCCGATGGATCGGGCCGGCGTCCGGGAGGGAACCGTTGTTCGCACCATTGATGGATGGGCCACGAAAAGCCAGCGGATTGAGGAATGTGTCGAACGGCTCCGCGGCCCGGAGGGGACTTCGGTCGAACTGATGATTCGACGTCCCGGCTCGGATCAGGACGAACCGCTCACGCTGATTCGCGGCGTCGTGCCGCAGACGCTGCTGGAGAGCACGATCGAAGAGGAAGGCGGTCGCCGGATCGCGGTCCTGACCCTGAAACAACTCGGCGGTTCCGTTCCCCATGAACTCGGGAAGCTGGCCGAAAAAGAACGTGATCTCGATGGCATCGTCCTCGACCTGCGGGAAGTGCAGGGGCCCGCGCACTACGCGATCCTGCTCGCCGATCAGTTTCTGGACGGCGGTGAGATGGGCTGCGTCTGCAAAAGGGATCAAAAAACTCCGCTCCGCGCGGAAGCAGGAGAGCTGTTCGCAGATGTGCCGATCGCGATTGCGGCGGATCCCTCTTCGGCGGGCAGCGCAGGGTGGCTTGCCACTGTTCTGATGGAACGGAAGAGGGCTAAAGTATTCGGCCAGCATGGAGATCGGCCCAATCTCGATTTCGATTCCTTTGCGCTCCGGAGTGGAACCCAGGCCGCGGCTTTCGCGACCAGACTGCTGGAGAGTCCTGGAAGCTCCCGGACACTGGTCGTTTCCGAGACGACTCAAAAGACACCTCCGGAAACAGTGTCGGCGAAACACTTCTCGGAGAGACCGCCGATTTGGCCAACACCGCCGAAGAGTCCAACCGATGTGGCTCGGCAGGTGTTCAATGGAATGGCGCGGCAGGTGATCGCGTCACAGCCAGACCGAGGAACCTACGGCTTTGACCGTGGCCCTGTCGTGATCGCGAAGGAATACCTTCGATCGCTGCCGGCCAGAAAGAAATAG
- a CDS encoding NADH-quinone oxidoreductase subunit N, whose amino-acid sequence MDIESLQAAYKLILPEAVLIGTACVMFLAAPFLTPSNGKAAEGSRHKWGFLSVFAVAFACYLMGGTEISEAASGPFLIDGLAWTVRGVSLVLGAILILIAWNQVDDSVAAECHACLLMILAGVNITAASNDLISLFLGLELVSIPTYVLLYLPKRSPAAQEATVKYFLLSVFSSGMLLYGFAMAYGATGSTSLVTVQRALGEATTASSPFLLLAVPFVIAGLGFRITAVPFHFYAPDVFQGSPTFMAALLSFVPKVVGFTALWRLTFLPALPPAALLPGSWMSFWQMMLAAFAVLTMFVGNLMALRQTNLHRLLAYSSVAQAGYMMSGLVAGWGDAGATPGGAALLFYLIAYGAMTIGAFAILLAAARSGESIKTSDELAGLSSTSPMAAFLLAFFLLSLAGLPPTAGFLGKFNLFLALWSNATTTGYWVSIFMMINAAIAAWYYLRLIGVMYLQPATGPELPPRPNLPAWVAGSLCAVATLGLFVAGQSVWDAALAAVR is encoded by the coding sequence ATGGACATCGAGAGTCTTCAAGCGGCTTACAAACTGATCCTGCCCGAGGCCGTGCTGATTGGCACGGCCTGCGTGATGTTTCTTGCGGCGCCATTCCTGACGCCCTCGAACGGGAAAGCCGCCGAAGGAAGCCGTCACAAGTGGGGCTTCCTGTCGGTTTTCGCGGTGGCGTTCGCGTGCTACCTGATGGGTGGGACCGAGATCAGCGAGGCGGCCAGCGGACCGTTCCTGATTGACGGCCTGGCGTGGACGGTGAGAGGCGTCTCACTTGTGCTCGGCGCCATCCTGATCCTCATCGCGTGGAACCAGGTCGACGATTCGGTCGCCGCCGAGTGCCACGCCTGCCTGCTGATGATCCTGGCAGGCGTGAATATCACCGCCGCGTCAAACGACCTGATTTCGCTGTTCCTGGGGCTGGAACTGGTCAGTATTCCGACCTATGTGCTGCTGTACCTGCCGAAACGCAGCCCAGCTGCCCAGGAAGCCACCGTCAAATACTTCCTGCTGAGCGTGTTCTCTTCAGGAATGCTGCTGTACGGCTTCGCCATGGCGTATGGAGCGACCGGATCGACTTCGCTGGTGACCGTTCAGCGGGCGCTGGGCGAGGCGACGACCGCTTCCTCGCCGTTTCTGCTGCTGGCCGTGCCGTTCGTGATCGCGGGGCTCGGCTTCCGAATCACCGCAGTTCCGTTCCATTTCTACGCTCCGGACGTGTTCCAGGGTTCGCCGACGTTCATGGCGGCCCTGCTGTCGTTCGTTCCGAAGGTCGTCGGCTTCACCGCCCTGTGGCGGCTGACGTTCCTTCCGGCCCTCCCCCCTGCGGCCCTGCTTCCGGGGTCGTGGATGAGCTTCTGGCAGATGATGCTGGCGGCCTTCGCCGTGCTGACGATGTTCGTCGGAAACCTGATGGCCCTGCGTCAGACCAACCTGCACCGCCTCCTCGCGTATTCCAGCGTGGCCCAGGCCGGCTATATGATGTCCGGCCTTGTGGCGGGCTGGGGCGACGCCGGGGCAACTCCCGGTGGAGCCGCCCTGCTGTTCTACCTGATCGCCTATGGCGCGATGACGATCGGCGCCTTTGCGATCCTGCTGGCCGCCGCCCGCAGCGGCGAGTCGATCAAGACGTCGGATGAACTGGCGGGGCTTTCCAGCACCAGCCCGATGGCTGCGTTCCTGCTGGCCTTTTTCCTGCTGAGCCTTGCGGGCCTGCCGCCGACGGCAGGCTTCCTCGGGAAATTCAACCTGTTCCTGGCCCTGTGGTCGAATGCGACCACGACCGGGTACTGGGTGTCAATTTTCATGATGATCAATGCCGCGATCGCCGCCTGGTACTACCTGCGGCTGATCGGGGTGATGTATCTGCAACCGGCCACTGGGCCCGAGTTGCCGCCCCGTCCGAATCTTCCCGCCTGGGTGGCCGGGTCGCTGTGTGCGGTCGCGACGCTCGGCCTGTTCGTGGCGGGCCAGTCTGTCTGGGATGCCGCCCTGGCTGCGGTGCGGTGA
- a CDS encoding sigma-70 family RNA polymerase sigma factor produces the protein MSYDKSTSSILAPLLAKARAGDSAARDELFTRCRSYVNLVARTQVESWMRQKVDASDLVQQTMLEAYRGFPQFDGGTEGEWLAWLRKILSHNTQDFIRRMRTEKRGGAKEVPLQAGSDSEGFFHDPASPDETPSQMLSGREREIALAQAIERLPEDYQEVILLRNLQRLPFDDVAERMGRTRGAVQMLWARAIQKLTDELGSEST, from the coding sequence GTGAGCTACGACAAGTCAACGTCCTCGATCCTTGCTCCACTCCTCGCGAAAGCCCGCGCCGGCGACTCTGCCGCCCGCGACGAGCTTTTCACGCGTTGCCGCAGCTACGTGAACCTCGTCGCCCGGACCCAGGTCGAAAGTTGGATGCGCCAGAAGGTGGACGCGTCGGACCTCGTGCAGCAGACGATGCTTGAGGCCTATCGCGGCTTCCCGCAGTTTGATGGCGGAACTGAAGGGGAGTGGCTCGCGTGGCTGAGGAAGATCCTGTCCCACAACACCCAGGATTTCATCCGCCGCATGCGGACCGAAAAACGCGGCGGCGCGAAAGAAGTTCCGCTTCAGGCCGGCAGCGACTCGGAGGGCTTCTTCCACGATCCTGCCAGCCCGGATGAGACGCCCAGTCAGATGCTCAGCGGCCGCGAACGCGAGATTGCGCTGGCGCAGGCGATCGAGCGGCTTCCCGAGGACTATCAGGAAGTCATCCTCCTGAGAAACCTGCAACGCCTCCCGTTTGACGATGTCGCCGAACGGATGGGCCGCACTCGCGGCGCCGTCCAGATGCTCTGGGCCCGCGCCATCCAGAAGCTCACAGACGAACTCGGCTCCGAATCGACCTGA
- a CDS encoding pseudouridine synthase, producing MDSSETPARPRIRLQRFLASCGLGSRRACEEFITEGRITVDGQTVSELGATVDPSSQTIALDGERLRMERKKYYVLHKPPGYLCTNSDPSGRRKAIDLLPAEGPRLFTVGRLDENSTGLLVVTNDGDLAEKLAHPRNQIFRTYQIQVAGHPTSAVYESLKEGLRFAEGRFRVRAIKSLKKVGQSTWLEVVLSEGHNREVRRLFARVGHKVLKLSRVSFGPIRLGKLKMGEFRDLSVQEVEALHGILANVRERGPGPDSGQGRDRREGSGPKPAFESKGPARKRSAFSKDRQRSPFPGKTRTESGEQARPSFGERGRPSGVGKGRRTAADKARREISDRGRPSSEGKGRDAAGEKKFAPTARPKSGKRPSFRPKAAGGGRPRSKKPRR from the coding sequence ATGGACTCCTCGGAAACTCCCGCGCGGCCGCGCATTCGCCTTCAGCGTTTTCTCGCCTCTTGCGGTTTAGGCTCAAGACGCGCCTGCGAAGAGTTCATCACGGAGGGCCGAATCACAGTCGACGGGCAGACCGTCTCCGAACTCGGGGCCACGGTCGACCCCTCCAGCCAGACGATCGCCCTCGACGGCGAACGACTGAGAATGGAGCGGAAAAAGTACTACGTCCTCCACAAGCCCCCGGGGTACCTGTGCACCAATTCCGACCCGTCCGGACGTCGCAAGGCAATTGACCTGCTTCCCGCGGAAGGCCCCCGTCTGTTCACCGTCGGGCGTCTCGACGAAAACAGCACGGGCCTCCTCGTGGTGACCAATGACGGCGATCTGGCCGAAAAGCTGGCCCATCCCCGGAACCAGATCTTCCGCACCTATCAGATTCAGGTTGCAGGACACCCGACCAGCGCCGTTTACGAGTCGCTGAAAGAGGGGCTCCGATTCGCAGAGGGCCGGTTTCGCGTCCGGGCGATCAAGTCGCTCAAGAAGGTGGGGCAGAGCACCTGGCTGGAAGTCGTTCTTTCCGAAGGACACAACCGCGAAGTCCGTCGGCTCTTCGCCCGTGTCGGCCACAAGGTGCTCAAGCTGTCCCGAGTTTCGTTCGGGCCCATTCGCCTGGGCAAGCTGAAGATGGGCGAATTCCGGGACCTCAGCGTTCAGGAAGTCGAAGCGCTGCATGGGATCCTCGCGAATGTTCGCGAACGAGGCCCCGGGCCCGACTCCGGACAGGGACGCGATCGGCGGGAAGGATCGGGGCCAAAGCCGGCGTTTGAATCGAAAGGGCCGGCCCGGAAACGCTCGGCTTTCTCGAAGGACCGCCAGCGCTCTCCGTTCCCCGGCAAGACACGAACAGAATCGGGCGAGCAGGCGCGACCCAGTTTCGGTGAACGCGGACGACCGTCCGGCGTCGGCAAGGGACGCCGGACCGCGGCCGACAAGGCGCGCCGCGAAATCAGCGATCGAGGTCGCCCGTCCAGTGAGGGCAAGGGCCGCGATGCGGCGGGCGAGAAGAAGTTCGCTCCGACTGCACGTCCCAAGTCCGGAAAGCGTCCTTCCTTCCGGCCGAAAGCGGCCGGCGGCGGCCGCCCCCGCTCGAAAAAGCCTCGCCGCTGA